From one Anabas testudineus chromosome 18, fAnaTes1.2, whole genome shotgun sequence genomic stretch:
- the LOC113168686 gene encoding uncharacterized protein LOC113168686, whose translation MDQAALQCLLFVTSLLFCTTNQVHLTVSPRRSQLFKYEFVSLSCEEDDSSAGWTLRRNTTKKQCGDGWGERNGSLCNINYILPWDSGVYWCESREGSTSSIINITSDEGLYKCNSSHGEWILSTGKTTTTPTITTTYTTTPPASELTKLIPSSSPPPASTSLQLVFRLVLHLVVFCPYFISTLLMVSLYRHRPTENHLPVSMVMTSPTQTEQGLDDDYDDVTTEHHF comes from the exons ATGGATcaagcagctctgcagtgtcTGCTCT TCGTGACCTCACTACTGTTCTGCACAACTAACCAAG TtcatctgactgtgagtcccagaAGATCTCAGCTTTTTAAATATGagtttgtgtctctgagctgtgaggaggacgacagctctgctggatggacactgaggaggaacacaaccaaaAAACAGTGTGGAGATGGGTGGGGAGAACGAAATGGTTCTCTGTGTAACATCAACTACATCCTCCCatgggacagtggagtttactggtgtgagtccagagagggatcaaccagtagcatcatcaacatcact tctgatgaaggcctctacaagtgtaACAGCAGccatggaga gtggattctctctacagggaaaactacaactacaccCACAATCACAACCACTTACACCACCACACCCCCTGCTTCAGAACTGACAAAACTGATCCCTTCTTCATCTCCACCTcctgcctccacctccctccagcttgtgttcagactggtcctccacctggtggtgttctgtccgtacttcatctccactctcctcatggtgtctttatatcgacacagacccacag AAAATCACCTgcctgtttccatggtgatgacCTCACCCACCCAGACTGAACAGGGATTGgatgatgactatgatgatgTCACCACAGAGCATCACTTCTGA